TAGGCCCGATACCCGCAGGTGAAGTCCCTCACGCCCCGGGTGGGGAACACGAGGCGGAAGATCCAGGACGCGCCGTAGCTCAACGCCTGGCGGAACAGGGGAACGCCCACGCATCGGGATCCGGCGCGGTATCGAGACGCGATGACCACGTCGTGCCCCTCGGAGATCATGCGGACCATGCGGAGGATCAATCCCGGCGCGTGCGTATCGTCAGCGTCCATCGTCACGATGATGTCCCGCCCGCCCGCCGACTCCGCCGCCGCGACGAGGCCATCCCGGATGGTGGCGCCCAGGCCGAGATTGACGTCGTGCTCCATCAGCCGGATCGGCATTCGGGCCGCGCACGCGCGCACGGTGTCGCGGGTGGAATCCCGGCTGCCGTCGTCGACCAGGATGACCTTGTACGGCATCGCGGCATCCTCGAGCGCCTCGTCGACATGGTCGAGCAGCCTCTCGATTCGGGCTTCCTCGTTGTAGACCGGAAGCACGACGTACACGATCCGCTTCTCGTGTTTCCCCTTGCCGGTCCCACTCGGCTCGCTCATAGACCCCTTGTAGCAGAAGTTGTAACGAGTGCGCCTCTCCGAGCTTCAAACTATATCCCGTAAGTTATAGTATATCATATCTTTACACAACTGCACGAGCGCTCTCTTGATGGCGCCCGAATCGGCCGATAACAAGGGCGATGCGGACGATTCGAGCATGGGGCTTTGCCCTCTTCCTGCTGCTCCTCCCGCGCGCCGGCTTCGCTCTCGATCCCGCGCGCGCGATCACGCAGTACTCCGTCCAGACTTGGTTCGCGAAGGACGGGCTCCCTCAGAACTCGGTGCACGCCATCTACGAGGATCCGGACGGCTACATGTGGTTCGGCACCGAGGAGGGGCTCACCCGCTTCGACGGCGCGCATTTCACGACGTTCAATCAGGTGACGCCGGCCCTCGATGGGGGCTTCTGGATCGGGTCGTTGAACGGCGGCCTCGCGCACTACAAAGACGGCACCTTCACGCAGAGAGGGCACGAGCTGGGCCTCGAGAACAACGCGGTTCGGCCCGCGTTCGAGGACGGGCGCGGCGGCCTCTGGGTCGGAACCGTCGGCGGCGGCCTGGTGCTGCTCCGGCAGGGACGCGCGACGGCCTACACGCAGCGCGACGGTATTCCGAGCGACATCGTCCGCGGCATCGTCAAGGACGAGGATGGGAGCCTCTGGCTCGGCACCGCTGAAGGCCTCTGCCGGTTCCGAGACGGGAAGGGCGTCGCCTATACGACGCGGGACGGCCTCCCGGACAACACCGTCATGTCCCTCTATCGCGACCGAGGAGGCGTCCTCTGGGTCGGCA
This portion of the Candidatus Eisenbacteria bacterium genome encodes:
- a CDS encoding glycosyltransferase family 2 protein — its product is MSEPSGTGKGKHEKRIVYVVLPVYNEEARIERLLDHVDEALEDAAMPYKVILVDDGSRDSTRDTVRACAARMPIRLMEHDVNLGLGATIRDGLVAAAESAGGRDIIVTMDADDTHAPGLILRMVRMISEGHDVVIASRYRAGSRCVGVPLFRQALSYGASWIFRLVFPTRGVRDFTCGYRAYRARVVRDALARYGESFLDQDGFQCMVDILLKLRRMNLIFGEVPFILRYDYKEGGSKMNVSRTVTATLGLLWKRRFGD